In Oryza sativa Japonica Group chromosome 3, ASM3414082v1, one DNA window encodes the following:
- the LOC9269308 gene encoding STS14 protein-like: MAAASSRWQRMAAACFVLAALAMWAAPAACGARAVPRGAGAGVAAQQANASSSSSAAADEFLAPHNQARAAVGVAPLRWSGDLAAAAARTTSQQQGGQGRRCGFADMSGSPYGANQGWASYPARPAEVVASWVAQGRYYAHANNSCAPGQQCGTYTQVVWRRTAEVGCAQATCTTGATLTICLYNPHGNVQGQSPY; the protein is encoded by the coding sequence atggcggcggcgtcgtctcggTGGCAGCGGATGGCCGCGGCGTGCTTCGTCCTCGCCGCGCTTGCGATGTGGGCGGCGCccgcggcgtgcggcgcgcgcgcggttcCTCgtggggcgggggcgggggtggcggcgcagcaggcgaacgcgtcgtcgtcgtcgtcggcggcggcggacgagttCCTGGCGCCGCACAaccaggcgcgggcggcggtcgGGGTGGCGCCGCTGCGGTGGAgcggcgacctggcggcggcggcggcgaggacgacgtcgcAGCAGCAGGGCGGGCAGGGGCGGCGGTGCGGGTTCGCGGACATGAGCGGGAGCCCCTACGGCGCGAACCAGGGGTGGGCGAGCTACCCGGCGCGCCCCGCGGAGGTGGTGGCGTCGTGGGTGGCGCAGGGGAGGTACTACGCCCACGCCAACAACAGCTGCGCGCCGGGGCAGCAGTGCGGCACCTACACCCAGGTGGTGTGGCGCCGCACGGCGGAGGTCGGCTGCGCCCAGGCCACCTGCACCACCGGCGCCACGCTCACCATCTGCCTCTACAACCCGCACGGCAACGTGCAGGGCCAGAGCCCCTACTGA
- the LOC4334009 gene encoding zinc finger BED domain-containing protein RICESLEEPER 2, translating to MTEETGNDFQMVQGYEIVPSNEEAHAEEVQGDELVLAEDLAQGDEVQVNGLVSAEMSTPPTSRRRRKKSLVWEHFTIEAVSGGATRACCKLCKQTFAYSSGSKIAGTSHLKRHITLGSCPIIKNQEHKLALTPAVGTDNDGEGTVERPSKRRYRYTGYANAAFDQDRSCSYLAKMIILHDYPLHIVQQPAFTTFIDSLQPRFRVVDVETMEGEVYAVYQKEKENLMQAFSTMPGRISLTIGLWTTSQTLGYVSLAGQFIDSEWKIHRRMLNFMMVSSPHSENALSEAISTSLSDWNMKDKLFTITLDNDCSSHDIYSANLRDYLSNKNNLMLKGQLFVVRCYAHILNAVAQDVIASIHGVIYNIRESIKFIKASPSREEKFAEIALQLEIPSTKTLCLDVTTQWNTTYLMLLAALDYKQAFSTLETSDDNYNEAPSAEDWKKVEAACNYLKLLYDSAHSIMAAANPTSNLFFHEAWKLQLELSNATGHEDPVFSSIAKDMHERFDKYWKDCNLVLAIAVVMDPRFKMKLVEFSYSKIYGVEAAKYVKVVDDAVHELYKEYVAQPLPLTPAYVEQGDGNNAPASENGTQATAPSTGDGLVDFDMYLSEIATSQPTKSELEQYLDESLTPRIQEFDILNWWKLNTLKFPTLSRMARDILAIPMSMVSSGNSIFSAGTGTRMLDDYRSSLRPEIVEALVCAKDWLQYLPATPEAPSTTLVKVDAP from the coding sequence ATGACTGAGGAAACTGGCAACGACTTCCAGATGGTTCAAGGTTATGAGATTGTCCCAAGCAATGAGGAAGCTCATGCTGAGGAAGTTCAGGGTGATGAATTGGTCCTTGCGGAGGACTTAGCTCAAGGTGACGAGGTCCAAGTAAATGGATTGGTCAGTGCTGAGATGAGTACCCCTCCAACATCAAGGCGCCGTAGGAAGAAGTCTCTAGTGTGGGAGCACTTCACTATTGAAGCTGTCTCTGGAGGGGCTACACGGGCGTGCTGCAAACTGTGTAAGCAAACTTTTGCTTACAGCTCTGGTTCAAAAATTGCGGGTACTAGCCATCTCAAGAGGCACATTACCTTGGGTTCATGTCCTATAATTAAGAACCAAGAGCACAAGCTAGCACTGACTCCAGCTGTAGGGACTGACAATGATGGCGAGGGCACTGTGGAGCGCCCGTCTAAGAGGCGTTACAGATATACTGGTTATGCAAATGCTGCTTTTGATCAAGACCGCAGTTGTTCATATCTGGCGAAGATGATCATTTTGCATGACTATCCACTTCACATTGTTCAACAGCCAGCCTTCACTACCTTTATTGACAGTCTGCAGCCACGTTTCAGGGTTGTAGATGTTGAGACAATGGAGGGGGAGGTGTATGCTGTTtaccagaaagaaaaggaaaacctcATGCAAGCATTCAGCACTATGCCTGGAAGGATTAGCCTCACTATTGGATTGTGGACAACTAGCCAAACTCTTGGCTATGTTTCACTTGCTGGGCAGTTTATTGACTCTGAGTGGAAGATACATCGAAGAATGCTAAACTTCATGATGGTGTCTTCTCCTCATTCAGAGAATGCACTTAGTGAAGCTATTAGTACAAGCCTTTCAGACTGGAATATGAAGGACAAACTATTCACCATCACATTGGACAATGATTGCTCATCACATGATATATATAGTGCGAATCTGAGGGATTATCTCTCCAACAAGAACAACCTCATGCTCAAGGGCCAACTGTTTGTTGTAAGGTGTTATGCCCATATCCTGAATGCAGTTGCTCAGGATGTTATTGCTTCAATTCATGGTGTCATCTATAATATCCGTGAAAGCATTAAGTTCATAAAAGCTTCTCCTAGCCGTGAGGAGAAGTTTGCAGAGATTGCTCTGCAGCTAGAGATCCCAAGTACCAAGACCCTTTGTCTGGATGTTACGACACAGTGGAACACTACCTATCTCATGCTGCTGGCTGCCTTGGATTATAAGCAGGCCTTTTCTACTCTTGAGACAAGTGATGATAACTACAATGAGGCACCGTCCGCTGAGGACTGGAAAAAAGTTGAGGCTGCCTGCAATTACTTGAAGCTATTGTATGACTCAGCACATAGCATCATGGCTGCAGCAAATCCAACTTCAAATCTCTTTTTCCATGAGGCATGGAAACTTCAGCTCGAGCTGTCAAATGCCACAGGGCATGAAGACCCTGTTTTCAGCAGCATTGCCAAGGATATGCACGAGAGGTTTGACAAGTACTGGAAAGATTGCAACCTTGTGTTAGCTATTGCTGTTGTGATGGATCCGCGCTTCAAGATGAAGCTTGTTGAGTTCAGCTACTCGAAAATTTATGGTGTTGAAGCTGCAAAGTATGTTAAGGTGGTGGATGATGCTGTTCATGAGCTTTACAAGGAGTATGTTGCACAACCCCTCCCCTTGACGCCGGCTTATGTTGAGCAAGGGGACGGTAATAATGCACCTGCTAGCGAGAATGGTACTCAAGCAACTGCTCCTTCGACCGGCGATGGACTTGTGGACTTTGATATGTACCTTTCTGAGATAGCTACAAGCCAGCCAACAAAATCTGAACTGGAACAGTACCTGGATGAGTccctcactccgcgcatccAGGAATTTGACATTCTGAACTGGTGGAAGCTCAACACTCTCAAGTTCCCTACTCTCTCAAGGATGGCCCGGGATATCTTGGCCATTCCGATGTCGATGGTGAGCAGCGGCAACTCTATTTTCTCTGCTGGAACAGGAACTCGCATGCTTGATGACTACAGAAGCTCATTGCGTCCAGAAATTGTGGAGGCGCTCGTCTGCGCCAAAGACTGGCTTCAGTATTTACCAGCTACCCCGGAGGCGCCGAGTACCACGCTTGTCAAGGTGGATGCACCATAG
- the LOC4334010 gene encoding GRF1-interacting factor 1, producing the protein MQQQHLMQMNQGMMGGYASPTTVTTDLIQQYLDENKQLILAILDNQNNGKVEECARNQAKLQHNLMYLAAIADSQPPQTAAMSQYPSNLMMQSGARYMPQQSAQMMAPQSLMAARSSMMYAQPALSPLQQQQQQQAAAAHGQLGMGSGGTTSGFSILHGEASMGGGGGGGGAGNSMMNAGVFSDFGRGGGGGGKEGSTSLSVDVRGANSGAQSGDGEYLKGTEEEGS; encoded by the exons ATGCAGCAGCAACACCTGATGCAGATGAACCAGGGCATGATGGGGGGATATGCTTCCCCTACCACCGTCACCACTGATCTCATTCAGCAG TATCTGGATGAGAACAAGCAGCTGATCCTGGCCATCCTTGACAACCAGAACAATGGGAAGGTGGAAGAGTGCGCTCG GAACCAAGCTAAGCTCCAGCACAATCTCATGtacctcgccgccatcgccgacagCCAGCCGCCGCAGACGGCCGCCATGTCCCAG TATCCGTCGAACCTGATGATGCAGTCCGGGGCGAGGTACATGCCGCAGCAGTCGGCGCAGATGATGGCGCCGCAGTCGCTGATGGCGGCGAGGTCTTCGATGATGTACGCGCAGCCGGCGCTGTCGCcgctccagcagcagcagcagcagcaggcggcggcggcgcacgggcagCTGGGCATGGGCTCGGGGGGCACCACCAGCGGGTTCAGCATCCTCCACGGCGAGGCCagcatgggcggcggcggcggcggcggtggcgccggtaACAGCATGATGAACGCCGGCGTGTTCTCCGACttcggacgcggcggcggcggcggcggcaaggagggGTCCACCTCGCTGTCCGTCGACGTCCGGGGCGCCAACTCCGGCGCCCAGAGCGGCGACGGGGAGTACCTCAAGGGCACCGAGGAGGAAGGCAGCTAG